A genomic window from Diospyros lotus cultivar Yz01 chromosome 2, ASM1463336v1, whole genome shotgun sequence includes:
- the LOC127795189 gene encoding nuclear transcription factor Y subunit A-3-like — protein sequence MLDSCKKDADLSSTQLMTPRIADCASWWTSTASQIQQSSLTENLSLKMVSPNQYGHNANQIRFQFQDQDSSSTQSTGQSYHEVASVGESNPCGKALTPMSSGYNETLGRFEAGQIKSTLLMGSQDCVMPPSQVDYRPSFACIPFSYTDPYYSGLLAGYGEQAMIPHPQMMGMAPARVPLPLDLPQDEPMYVNAKQYHAILRRREYRAKLEAQNKLSKVRKPYLHESRHLHAIKRARGSGGRFLNAKKLEECKPSTPTNGRDESGTLHLHLTSNLSDSEAQLAENSKEGASTISCSDITSLSISENIARQQELRFSVYPGAVRGGATQCGNQRRYLSVHH from the exons ATGCTGGACTCTTGTAAGAAAGATGCTGATTTAAGCTCTACCCAGTTAATGACTCCACGAATTGCTGATTGTGCATCTTGGTGGACTTCTACTGCATCACAAATTCAACAATCATCTTTAACTGAAAATTTGAGCTTGAAGATGGTTAGTCCAAATCAGTATGGACACAATGCAAATCAAATTAGATTCCAATTTCAAGATCAGGACTCATCATCAACTCAATCAACTGGTCAATCTTACCATGAAGTTGCTAGTGTAGGGGAAAGCAATCCTTGTGGAAAAGCTTTAACTCCAATGTCATCTG GATATAATGAAACTCTTGGGAGGTTTGAAGCTGGTCAAATCAAGTCAACTTTATTGATGGGTTCTCAGGACTGTGTTATGCCCCCCTCACAAGTTGATTATAGACCGTCATTT GCTTGCATTCCGTTCTCCTACACAGATCCATACTATAGTGGGTTACTGGCTGGTTATGGGGAACAGGCCATG ATTCCTCATCCCCAAATGATGGGGATGGCACCTGCTCGAGTGCCACTCCCGCTTGATCTTCCCCAAGATGAGCCCATGTATGTCAATGCAAAACAATACCATGCAATTCTCAGGCGGAGAGAGTATCGGGCCAAGCTTGAAGCACAGAACAAACTTTCAAAAGTTCGGAAG CCTTATCTCCATGAGTCCCGTCACCTGCATGCGATAAAGAGGGCTAGAGGGTCTGGTGGACGATTTCTCAATGCAAAAAAGCTCGAAGAATGCAAACCGTCCACCCCAACCAATGGACGAGATGAATCAGGCACGTTGCATCTCCACCTGACCTCCAACTTGTCGGATTCTGAAGCTCAGCTGGCCGAGAACTCCAAAGAGGGTGCATCAACCATCTCTTGTTCTGACATCACAAGTCTCTCCATCAGTGAAAACATCGCCCGTCAGCAAGAGTTGAGGTTCTCTGTGTACCCTGGTGCTGTTCGGGGGGGCGCCACACAGTGTGGGAACCAGCGCCGCTATCTCTCAGTCCACCACTGA
- the LOC127794848 gene encoding protein MAIN-LIKE 1-like has product MARTRGGGVEGARQRPTASTRRRRGVEGHDGHSVADTSISEAHISEQPGTLDSSPPSAPEQPSTSAPEQPSTSAPEQPSTSAPDDTTELFLGGPEDSSILKSFKNHVAVSIWAGEERCVLKCNSHGQRIPDWPLANQQRIYDIVVRSQLAPLIESTYRFVNPTVVSAFSERWQPETNTFHLPFGEMTLTLDDVATILKIPVSGSPVSIPHLTDLSISGTHAWGAACLAYLYRQLGITSRRDVKGICGYLILLEAWIYEHFPLTRSKHNLSYTDELPRAHRWLLVREYDSLQSLRERLDDLTEDQVIWTPYRRYRTQHPLHEIAFFSGCLKCGGVIEPYHPERVLRQFGHKQNIPPPPLSPIEAKRGRATATYKVIYNFINDSWSRWDFHLLPAHRRGGLALVPWECSEDYLAWYHRITHRVIQNPTNRSGFDRGDRDRVTLADVCIMASLSPLRQVISGGSTQDVDAWRRACLQVYDILTIRTGSSSTGSYAYTVFREVPSSMVRTPTVVTSHSAVIINPPPTSSDPHHPAPNPPQETRKRTDRD; this is encoded by the exons ATGGCACGTACTCGAGGAGGAGGAGTAGAGGGAGCTCGTCAACGTCCGACAGCTTCcacgaggaggaggaggggggtAGAGGGCCATGATGGTCATTCTGTAGCTGATACATCTATCTCAGAGGCGCATATTTCTGAGCAGCCAGGTACTTTAGACTCATCACCTCCTAGTGCTCCAGAGCAGCCATCTACTAGTGCTCCAGAGCAACCATCTACTAGTGCTCCTGAGCAGCCATCTACTAGTGCTCCGGATGATACTACTGAACTATTTTTGGGAGGCCCTGAAGATTCATCCAttttaaagagttttaaaaatcatgttgctGTTAGCATATGGGCCGGAGAG gAAAGATGTGTATTAAAGTGTAATAGCCATGGACAAAGAATTCCTGATTGGCCATTAGCAAATCAGCAACGTATTTATGATATTGTTGTAAGATCTCAGTTGGCACCTTTGATAGAATCCACGTATCGATTTGTAAATCCTACAGTTGTGTCAGCCTTTTCAGAAAGATGGCAACCTGAGACTAACACATTTCATCTACCATTTGGTGAGATGACACTCACGCTAGATGACGTTGCTACTATTCTGAAGATACCAGTTTCTGGCAGCCCTGTATCAATCCCTCATTTGACAG ACTTGAGTATATCTGGTACGCATGCATGGGGGGCTGCTTGTTTGGCATATTTATATAGGCAGCTGGGTATCACGAGTAGAAGAGATGTCAAGGGAATATGTGGATATTTAATATTACTTgag GCTTGGATATACGAACATTTTCCATTGACTAGAAGTAAACATAATTTATCATATACTGACGAGTTGCCTAGGGCTCATCGCTGGCTTCTTGTTCGTGAGTATGATTCTTTGCAATCTTTGCGAGAGCGACTTGATGACTTAACTGAAGATCAG GTCATATGGACACCATATAGGAGGTATCGTACACAACACCCACTGCATGAGATTGCGTTCTTCTCTGGATGTCTTAAGTGTGGAGGCGTGATTGAGCCATATCATCCGGAGAGGGTTCTGCGACAATTTGGGCATAAGCAGAATATACCTCCACCTCCATTATCTCCTATTGAAGCCAAGCGGGGTAGAGCTACGGCAACATATAaggtaatttataattttatcaatgatAGTTGGTCTCGCTGGGATTTTCACTTATTGCCAGCACACCGCCGGGGTGGACTTGCCCTAGTGCCATGGGAGTGCAGTGAAGACTACTTGGCATGGTATCATCGCATTACACATCGAGTCATACAAAATCCTACAAATAGATCTGGATTTGACAGAGGTGATCGAGATAGAGTGACTCTTGCTGATGTG TGCATCATGGCATCACTGTCTCCTCTTAGGCAAGTCATATCAGGTGGATCCACTCAAGATGTAGATGCGTGGAGACGGGCATGTCTTCAGGTATATGATATTTTGACTATTCGTACTGGGTCTTCTTCTACTGGGTCTTATGCATATACAGTATTTCGAGAAGTGCCTTCTAGTATGGTACGAACACCGACGGTGGTTACATCACATTCGGCAGTAATTATAAATCCACCACCTACGAGTTCAGATCCACATCATCCAGCCCCAAACCCCCCTCAAGAGACAAGAAAAAGGACTGatagagattaa